One window from the genome of Metabacillus flavus encodes:
- the fliI gene encoding flagellar protein export ATPase FliI yields MKAADLLNVVDMLDSYKRFGKVKRVVGLMIESRGPASSIGDLCYIHTGAGKTKRIPAEVVGFKEENVLLMPFSPVSDISPGSIVEATKEPLRVRAGMPLIGSVLDALGQPLDDAALPKGLSYVPSDQSPPNPMKRPPIHEPMEVGVKVIDSLLTVGKGQRVGIFAGSGVGKSTLMGMIARNTKADLNVIALVGERGREVREFIERDLGPEGLKRSIVVVATSDQPALMRMKAAYTATAIAEYFRDTGRDVMLMMDSVTRVAMAQREIGLAIGEPPTTKGYTPSVFAILPKLLERTGTNENGSITAFYTVLVDGDDMNEPIADTVRGILDGHFVLDRALANKGQFPAINVLKSISRVMNQLVPSEHRHAASKLREYLSTYLNSEDLINIGAYKRGSSAEIDEAIRLYPEILTFLKQEVHENVSLNESVHELFTKMEMSNN; encoded by the coding sequence GCTGAACGTAGTGGATATGCTAGATTCCTATAAACGATTTGGAAAGGTCAAAAGAGTTGTCGGATTAATGATCGAGTCAAGAGGTCCTGCAAGTTCAATCGGCGACTTATGCTATATCCATACAGGAGCAGGAAAAACAAAACGAATTCCTGCTGAAGTGGTTGGGTTTAAAGAAGAGAATGTTTTACTGATGCCCTTCTCGCCCGTATCAGATATTTCACCAGGCAGTATCGTAGAGGCAACAAAAGAACCTCTGCGGGTAAGGGCCGGGATGCCGCTGATCGGATCTGTACTGGATGCCTTAGGGCAGCCTTTGGATGATGCAGCACTTCCGAAAGGCCTCTCTTATGTGCCGTCAGATCAATCTCCTCCGAATCCAATGAAAAGACCTCCGATCCATGAGCCGATGGAGGTAGGGGTAAAGGTCATTGACTCCCTGCTAACCGTTGGCAAGGGCCAGCGGGTTGGAATTTTTGCAGGAAGCGGGGTCGGGAAAAGCACGCTGATGGGAATGATTGCAAGAAATACGAAAGCAGACCTGAACGTTATAGCCCTGGTTGGTGAACGCGGCCGCGAAGTGCGGGAATTTATTGAAAGGGACCTCGGTCCCGAAGGATTAAAAAGATCCATAGTCGTCGTAGCGACATCTGATCAGCCGGCCTTAATGAGGATGAAAGCTGCCTATACAGCTACTGCTATTGCGGAGTACTTTCGCGATACAGGAAGAGACGTTATGCTCATGATGGACTCTGTCACAAGGGTGGCGATGGCGCAGCGGGAAATCGGACTGGCTATAGGAGAGCCCCCGACGACTAAAGGGTACACACCTTCTGTTTTCGCCATCTTACCTAAGCTATTAGAGCGGACAGGGACAAATGAAAACGGGTCGATTACAGCGTTTTACACCGTCTTAGTTGATGGGGATGACATGAATGAACCTATAGCTGATACAGTGAGGGGAATTTTGGATGGGCACTTTGTGCTTGACCGGGCGCTTGCAAATAAGGGGCAGTTTCCAGCGATAAACGTCCTGAAAAGCATCAGCAGGGTTATGAATCAGCTCGTACCGTCTGAACACAGACATGCTGCCAGTAAGCTCCGGGAATATCTTTCAACTTACCTGAACTCAGAGGACCTTATAAATATTGGTGCCTATAAAAGAGGTTCTTCAGCAGAAATTGATGAAGCAATCCGTCTGTACCCTGAGATTCTCACCTTTTTAAAACAGGAAGTTCATGAAAATGTTTCACTAAACGAAAGTGTGCATGAACTATTTACGAAAATGGAGATGAGTAACAACTAA
- the fliJ gene encoding flagellar export protein FliJ yields MGYTFRFQKILELKENEKEQRLSEYNRSVQDFETAAEKLYDSMKKKEVLEENTKKQLTSGMAVQEIRHYQQFVTNLDHAIEHYQKLVIVSRNKMQEKQEVLMESNSEVRKFEKMKERHIEMNKEMEKQNDTRSMDDLSIRSFMYREI; encoded by the coding sequence ATGGGATATACATTTCGTTTCCAAAAGATACTCGAGTTGAAGGAAAACGAAAAAGAGCAGCGGCTTTCGGAATACAACCGCTCTGTTCAGGACTTTGAAACAGCCGCAGAAAAGCTTTATGACTCCATGAAAAAGAAGGAAGTTCTTGAAGAAAACACAAAAAAACAACTGACCAGCGGAATGGCTGTCCAGGAAATCCGGCATTATCAGCAATTTGTAACCAACCTGGACCATGCGATTGAGCACTATCAAAAACTGGTAATCGTCAGCAGGAACAAAATGCAGGAAAAGCAGGAAGTTCTCATGGAAAGCAACTCAGAAGTCCGCAAGTTTGAAAAAATGAAAGAACGCCATATTGAAATGAACAAAGAAATGGAGAAACAAAACGATACAAGGAGCATGGATGACTTATCTATTCGATCATTCATGTACCGGGAAATCTAG